The proteins below come from a single Camelus bactrianus isolate YW-2024 breed Bactrian camel chromosome 2, ASM4877302v1, whole genome shotgun sequence genomic window:
- the STBD1 gene encoding starch-binding domain-containing protein 1: MGAVWSALLVGGGLAGALFVWLLRDTGKEGDAERGKDASPGEAAAPGGDKGGGGGLSPGPSRRELVTKPEHLQESNGRLVSETKGPGDLQAAAWRLQSPSGEGGNWDKSRAHVPSGQFPDSESLATSGTGNAQSHSNVSRHKSLGSPTGEQGFQEGQKTPAKAAPHSAEKLPSSNLFLDRAKEDMNLAQLDSQARADHEDWEMMSRHSSWGDVGLGGSPEAPVLSSNQGKDYGRSTLMEARGQEVGVKPKRAVAVSAESRQVSIRFQVHYITNAGVQFIAITGDHESLGRWKAYIPLQGSKDGLWSRSVSLPADTVVEWKFVVVENGEVSRWEECNNRLLETGHEDKVLHKWWGIH, from the exons ATGGGCGCCGTCTGGTCCGCCCTGCTGGTTGGAGGGGGTCTGGCCGGAGCGCTTTTCGTTTGGCTGCTGCGGGACACGGGAAAGGAGGGGGACGCGGAGCGGGGGAAGGACGCCTCTCCAGGGGAGGCTGCGGCTCCGGGAGGCGATAAGGGTGGCGGCGGCGGTCTGAGCCCTGGACCTTCTAGGCGGGAGCTGGTCACCAAACCAG agcatcTTCAAGAAAGCAATGGACGTTTGGTTTCTGAGACCAAAGGCCCTGGTGACCTGCAAGCAGCAGCATGGAGACTGCAGAGTCCTTCTGGAGAAGGTGGTAACTGGGACAAGTCAAGAGCGCATGTTCCTTCTGGACAGTTTCCAGACTCAGAATCTCTAGCTACCTCAGGGACTGGTAATGCTCAAAGTCACTCTAATGTATCAAGACATAAAAGCCTTGGATCTCCCACAGGAGAACAGGGATTCCAAGAAGGCCAAAAGACACCTGCTAAAGCAGCTCCACATTCGGCAGAGAAGCTGCCTTCTAGCAACCTGTTCCTGGACAGAGCAAAAGAAGACATGAACCTTGCACAGCTGGACAGTCAGGCCCGGGCTGACCATGAGGACTGGGAGATGATGTCCCGGCACTCAtcttggggagatgttggtctGGGAGGCAGTCCTGAGGCTCCAGTGTTAAGCTCTAACCAGGGAAAGGACTATGGCAGAAGCACTCTTATGGAAGCGAGAGGTCAGGAAGTGGGTGTGAAACCAAAAAGGGCAGTAGCAGTGTCTGCAGAGTCTCGGCAGGTTAGCATCAGGTTCCAGGTCCATTATATCACAAATGCTGGTGTGCAGTTCATTGCAATAACTGGAGACCATGAGAGTCTTGGGAGGTGGAAGGCTTACATCCCACTCCAGGGTAGCAAGGATGGGCTCTGGTCTCGTTCTGTGTCCCTGCCAGCAGACACAGTGGTAGAATGGAAGTTCGTGGTGGTAGAGAATGGGGAAGTTAGTCGTTGGGAAGAATGCAACAATAGATTATTAGAGACTGGCCATGAGGATAAAGTGCTTCACAAGTGGTGGGGGATTCACTGA